The Acanthopagrus latus isolate v.2019 chromosome 13, fAcaLat1.1, whole genome shotgun sequence genome contains a region encoding:
- the LOC119031567 gene encoding mitochondrial uncoupling protein 2-like, translating to MVGFGPADVPPSAAVKFVGAGAAACIADLFTFPLDTAKVRLQIQGEAKASVTSAVKYRGVFGTLITMVRTEGPRSLYSGLVAGLQRQMSFASVRIGLYDSVKQFYTKGSDHVGIGSRLLAGGTTGAMAVAFAQPTDVVKVRFQAQARAPGHARRYCGTIDAYKTIAKEEGIRGLWKGTAPNIARNAIVNCTELVTYDFIKDTLLRSTPLTDNLPCHFVSAFGAGLCTTVIASPVDVVKTRYMNATLGQYSGVLSCAAAMMTKEGPLAFYKGFMPSFLRLGSWNVVMFVTYEQLKRAMMTANCTNMLL from the exons atggttggATTTGGACCTGCAGACGTGCCTCCATCGGCAGCGGTGAAGTTTGTGGGAGCAGGAGCTGCGGCCTGCATCGCCGACCTGTTCACCTTTCCCCTGGACACAGCCAAAGTGCGGCTACAg ATCCAAGGAGAGGCCAAAGCTTCAGTGACGTCTGCAGTGAAGTACCGAGGAGTGTTCGGCACCCTCATCACCATGGTGCGCACAGAGGGGCCCAGGAGTCTTTACAGTGGACTGGTGGCAGGACTCCAGAGGCAGATGAGCTTCGCTTCTGTCCGCATCGGTCTCTACGACTCTGTGAAACAGTTCTACACTAAAGGCTCTGATC ACGTTGGTATCGGCAGCCGCCTGCTCGCAGGAGGCACCACTGGTGCCATGGCGGTCGCTTTCGCTCAGCCAACAGATGTGGTGAAAGTCCGCTTCCAGGCACAGGCCAGGGCTCCTGGGCATGCCAGACGCTACTGCGGCACCATTGACGCTTACAAGACCATTGCTAAGGAGGAAGGCATTCGTGGTCTATGGAAAG GGACAGCTCCGAACATCGCACGGAATGCGATTGTTAACTGCACTGAACTGGTGACATACGACTTCATCAAAGACACACTCCTCAGGTCCACTCCCCTGACAG ATAATCTGCCCTGCCACTTTGTATCAGCCTTCGGCGCAGGCTTATGCACAACAGTGATCGCCTCTCCAGTTGATGTGGTCAAGACGAGATATATGAACGCCACTCTGGGCCAGTACAGCGGCGTCCTCAGTTGCGCTGCTGCCATGATGACCAAAGAGGGACCACTTGCTTTTTATAAGGG GTTCATGCCATCTTTCTTGCGCCTGGGCTCCTGGAACGTGGTGATGTTTGTCACGTACGAGCAGCTGAAACGAGCCATGATGACAGCAAACTGCACAAATATGCTGTTATAA
- the LOC119031565 gene encoding mitochondrial uncoupling protein 2-like isoform X1, producing the protein MSVRLSLVMIFLVCESGMWCDITRGPGQIALRACFSIYVIHPGVQMVGMKPGDMVPSATVKFFGAGTAACIADLVTFPLDTAKVRLQIQGESQKGKGGIDVKYRGVFGTITTMVRTEGPRSLYNGLVAGLQRQMSFASVRIGLYDSMKQFYTRGTESAGIVTRLMAGCTTGAMAVAFAQPTDVVKVRFQAQVRLADGGRRYNSTLDAYKTIARDEGVRGLWRGCMPNITRNAIVNCAELVTYDMIKELILKYDLMTDNLPCHFTAAFGAGFCTTVVASPVDVVKTRFMNSGSGQYSSAINCALTMLRHEGPTAFYKGFMPSFLRLGSWNIVMFVTYEQIKRGMTRVQHSWESPF; encoded by the exons ATGTCCGTCCGTCTAAGCTTAGTGATGATTTTCTTGGTTTGCGAGTCTGGTATGTGGTGTGATATAACCAGAGGTCCAGGGCAAATAGCTTTAAGAGCGTGTTTTTCCATTTATGTCATCCACCCAGGCGTACAAATGGTTGGCATGAAACCCGGCGACATGGTGCCCTCTGCGACAGTCAAGTTCTTCGGAGCCGGCACCGCGGCCTGCATAGCCGACCTCGTCACCTTTCCACTAGACACGGCCAAAGTCAGACTACAG ATTCAGGGAGAGTCTCAGAAAGGTAAAGGTGGCATCGACGTGAAGTACCGGGGAGTGTTTGGCACCATCACCACCATGGTGCGCACAGAGGGGCCCAGGAGTCTTTACAATGGACTGGTGGCAGGACTCCAGAGGCAGATGAGCTTCGCCTCAGTCCGGATAGGTCTTTACGACTCCATGAAGCAGTTCTATACTCGAGGCACAGAAA GCGCTGGGATTGTCACTCGGCTCATGGCGGGCTGCACCACAGGTGCCATGGCCGTGGCCTTTGCGCAGCCGACAGATGTGGTAAAGGTGCGTTTCCAAGCCCAGGTGCGACTGGCTGACGGCGGGAGGAGGTACAACAGCACGCTGGACGCCTACAAGACAATTGCCAGAGACGAGGGAGTGCGAGGCCTTTGGAGAG GTTGTATGCCGAACATCACACGTAATgccattgtaaactgtgcaGAGCTGGTGACCTATGACATGATCAAAGAGCTCATCCTGAAGTACGACCTGATGACAG ACAATCTGCCGTGCCACTTCACCGCTGCCTTCGGCGCTGGCTTCTGCACAACAGTCGTGGCCTCTCCTGTGGATGTAGTCAAAACACGGTTCATGAACTCAGGGTCTGGCCAGTACAGCAGCGCCATCAACTGTGCTCTCACCATGCTGAGACATGAAGGTCCCACAGCCTTCTATAAAGg GTTCATGCCTTCTTTCCTGCGACTGGGGTCCTGGAacattgtgatgtttgtgaCGTATGAGCAGATTAAAAGAGGCATGACGAGGGTGCAACACAGCTGGGAGTCGCCGTTTTGA
- the LOC119031565 gene encoding mitochondrial uncoupling protein 2-like isoform X2: MVGMKPGDMVPSATVKFFGAGTAACIADLVTFPLDTAKVRLQIQGESQKGKGGIDVKYRGVFGTITTMVRTEGPRSLYNGLVAGLQRQMSFASVRIGLYDSMKQFYTRGTESAGIVTRLMAGCTTGAMAVAFAQPTDVVKVRFQAQVRLADGGRRYNSTLDAYKTIARDEGVRGLWRGCMPNITRNAIVNCAELVTYDMIKELILKYDLMTDNLPCHFTAAFGAGFCTTVVASPVDVVKTRFMNSGSGQYSSAINCALTMLRHEGPTAFYKGFMPSFLRLGSWNIVMFVTYEQIKRGMTRVQHSWESPF; this comes from the exons ATGGTTGGCATGAAACCCGGCGACATGGTGCCCTCTGCGACAGTCAAGTTCTTCGGAGCCGGCACCGCGGCCTGCATAGCCGACCTCGTCACCTTTCCACTAGACACGGCCAAAGTCAGACTACAG ATTCAGGGAGAGTCTCAGAAAGGTAAAGGTGGCATCGACGTGAAGTACCGGGGAGTGTTTGGCACCATCACCACCATGGTGCGCACAGAGGGGCCCAGGAGTCTTTACAATGGACTGGTGGCAGGACTCCAGAGGCAGATGAGCTTCGCCTCAGTCCGGATAGGTCTTTACGACTCCATGAAGCAGTTCTATACTCGAGGCACAGAAA GCGCTGGGATTGTCACTCGGCTCATGGCGGGCTGCACCACAGGTGCCATGGCCGTGGCCTTTGCGCAGCCGACAGATGTGGTAAAGGTGCGTTTCCAAGCCCAGGTGCGACTGGCTGACGGCGGGAGGAGGTACAACAGCACGCTGGACGCCTACAAGACAATTGCCAGAGACGAGGGAGTGCGAGGCCTTTGGAGAG GTTGTATGCCGAACATCACACGTAATgccattgtaaactgtgcaGAGCTGGTGACCTATGACATGATCAAAGAGCTCATCCTGAAGTACGACCTGATGACAG ACAATCTGCCGTGCCACTTCACCGCTGCCTTCGGCGCTGGCTTCTGCACAACAGTCGTGGCCTCTCCTGTGGATGTAGTCAAAACACGGTTCATGAACTCAGGGTCTGGCCAGTACAGCAGCGCCATCAACTGTGCTCTCACCATGCTGAGACATGAAGGTCCCACAGCCTTCTATAAAGg GTTCATGCCTTCTTTCCTGCGACTGGGGTCCTGGAacattgtgatgtttgtgaCGTATGAGCAGATTAAAAGAGGCATGACGAGGGTGCAACACAGCTGGGAGTCGCCGTTTTGA
- the dnajb13 gene encoding dnaJ homolog subfamily B member 13 gives MSSDYYETLEVNRNATDAEIKQAYRRLALKFHPSRNREAGSAERFSQLGEAYDVLSDLRKKATYDKFGEEGLKGGIPPEFGNTGAWSSKYIYHGNPQKTFRQFFGGDNPFADFYTNDAPLQFGGLQPGVVKTQDSAIERDLHLSLDDLFHGCTKKIKISRRVMNEDGYTSSIKDKILSIDVKPGWKEGTRIIFPKEGDQGPNSIPADIVFIVRQKSHPQFIRQLNDLIYKTQISLEMALTGFSMDVETLDGRLLSIRINDIVHPSYKKVVTGEGMPLSQDPAQRGNLVLTFDIQFPETLSTEGAQLIKQALNLKY, from the exons ATGAGTAGCGATTACTACGAGACGCTGGAAGTAAACAGAAATGCAACAGACGCAGAAATCAAACAGGC ATATCGGCGTCTTGCGTTGAAGTTTCATCCGAGCAGAAATAGAGAGGCTGGGAGCGCTGAGAGGTTCAGTCAGCTGGGTGAAGCCTACGATGTTCTGAGCGACC TTCGAAAAAAGGCAACCTATGACAAGTTTGGCGAGGAGGGTCTAAAAGGGGGTATCCCACCTGAGTTTGGCAACACTGGAGCTTGGTCATCAAAGTACATCTACCACGGGAACCCGCAGAAAACCTTCAGACAGTTTTTTGGAGGCGACAACCCGTTTGCAG acTTCTACACAAATGATGCTCCACTTCAGTTTGGAGGCCTGCAACCAGGAGTGGTGAAGACCCAAGACTCCGCTATAGAGAGAGACCTTCACTTGTCACTGGATGATCTCTTCCACGGATGCACAAAAAAGATTAAGATATCTCGCAGG GTTATGAATGAGGATGGATACACATCCAGCATCAAAGACAAGATCCTGAGTATAGATGTGAAACCTGGATGGAAAGAAGGCACAAGAATCATTTTCCCCAAAGAGGGAGATCAG GGCCCAAACAGCATCCCTGCAGATATCGTGTTCATAGTGCGACAGAAGAGTCATCCTCAGTTCATCAGACAACTCAATGACCTGATCTACAAGACCCAGATCTCTCTGGAGATG GCTTTGACGGGGTTCTCTATGGATGTGGAGACACTAGATGGCAGGCTGCTCAGCATTCGCATCAACGACATTGTACA CCCTTCATACAAAAAAGTGGTGACCGGAGAGGGAATGCCTCTGTCCCAGGATCCTGCCCAGAGAGGAAACCTCGTCCTCACATTTGACATCCAGTTTCCCGAGACGCTGTCCACTGAGGGAGCACAGCTGATCAAACAAGCTCTCAATTTGAAATATTGA